In Peromyscus maniculatus bairdii isolate BWxNUB_F1_BW_parent chromosome 9, HU_Pman_BW_mat_3.1, whole genome shotgun sequence, one genomic interval encodes:
- the LOC143267337 gene encoding uncharacterized protein LOC143267337 isoform X1 yields the protein MALCGSTVLRIKPGTSCISEKAGQIPGRPLLQYDLTVQSCTVTSSGSSTEMSEILLPWSQDEPLEFKRVLDNIKLRYITLLTGSVSMSEQTCSQ from the exons ATGGCCCTGTGTGGCTCCACAG tgctgaggatcaaacccggGACCTCATGCAtctcag AGAAGGCTGGTCAAATCCCTGGAAGACCTCTGCTCCAGTATGATCTGACAGTGCAGAGCTGCACTGTGACATCATCCGGATCATCTACGGAGATGTCTGAGATCCTGCTGCCTTGGAGTCAAGATGAGCCTCTGGAGTTTAAAAGGGTTCTGGACAACATCAAACTGAGATACATCACTCTGTTAACAG GCAGTGTTTCCATGTCAGAGCAAACCTGCTCTCAGTAA
- the LOC143267337 gene encoding DNA-directed RNA polymerase III subunit RPC1-like isoform X2 produces MNLHLPQTEEAKAEALVLMGTKANLVILRNGEPLIAAIQDFLTGPDPEGAVSDPGPPAVHASESWTRATTASPWPCVAPQC; encoded by the exons ATGAACCTTCACCTTCCCCAGACAGAGGAGGCCAAAGCAGAGGCCCTTGTTCTCATGGGG ACCAAAGCGAACCTTGTGATCTTGAGAAATGGGGAGCCACTTATTGCTGCCATTCAGGACTTCCTAACAG GCCCTGATCCTGAAGGTGCTGTCAGTGATCCAGGACCACCCGCAGTGCATGCCTCTGAGAGCTGGACAAGAGCAACAACTGCCTCACCATGGCCCTGTGTGGCTCCACAG tgctga
- the LOC143267333 gene encoding disks large homolog 5-like yields MLLARLRGLLGRENGEHPENRERWKEAGLESRRKTTKKGSWGRHKAAMEPSSHPTLLTKKGMRKEMQRLKVELQVVTRERNELRDQLFFIRKGPVHNRPNTWYEDLRMEHEEVMTDLQRLQNENKEASEKVDELANLTVFYRGLHSQVLMEHTQLKDQVAMLRQENKNRTEDWVLLKIHLEALKLMCEDQEKETSYLQNQQQQEFERLEGSLQVLQKQKEMITQEKILAEKLQHHFEVSQMRSEKLTPELEQATAQDESLLQKELVNQEPPAEPNLREILDYDALSPYYFISYV; encoded by the exons atgctgctggcaagactgaggggtctccttggaagagagaatggagaacatccggagaacagagagagatggaaggaggctggccttgagtctcggaggaaaacaaccaaaaagggttcctggggaaggcaca AGGCTGCTATGGAGCCCTCATCCCACCCAACCCTCCTCACCAAGAAAGGGAtgaggaaggagatgcagaggctGAAGGTGGAGCTGCAGGTGGTGACAAGGGAGAGAAATGAGCTGCGTGATCAACTATTCTTCATCAGGAAAGGACCTGTACATAATAG GCCAAATACTTGGTATGAAGATCTGAGGATGGAGCATGAGGAGGTCATGACTGACCTACAGAGATTGCAGAATGAGAATAAGGAGGCTTCAGAGAAGGTGGATGAGCTTGCCAACCTGACAGTCTTCTATCG TGGTCTGCACAGCCAGGTCCTCATGGAACATACTCAGCTTAAGGACCAGGTAgccatgctgaggcaggagaacaagAATCGGACAGAGGATTGGGTCCTGCTGAAGATCCACTTGGAGGCATTGAAATTGATGTGTGAGGACCAAGAGAAAGAGACCAGTTACCTCCAAAACCAGCAACAACAG gaatttGAAAGATTGGAGGGAAGCCTGCAGGTCctgcagaagcagaaggagatgATCACCCAGGAAAAGAtcttggcagaaaagctgcagcatcactttgaGGTTTCCCAAATGAG GTCAGAGAAACTGACACCTGAGCTggaacaggccacagcccaggatgagagcctgcTTCAGAAGGAGCTGGTAAACCAGGAGCCACCTGCTGAGCCCAATCTCCGGGAAATTCTGGATTATGATGCACTGTCTccctattattttatttcctatgtgTGA